The proteins below are encoded in one region of Dioscorea cayenensis subsp. rotundata cultivar TDr96_F1 chromosome 18, TDr96_F1_v2_PseudoChromosome.rev07_lg8_w22 25.fasta, whole genome shotgun sequence:
- the LOC120282543 gene encoding pectinesterase-like: MFPRRRFILCAFCVILATLILGASTTRKGGGGGAQAQSQSHSSILNKGLKLGTVFTSAMVSPCKDTLYPSACESAVASIDGAHLKKTTEKVFDASLKMAVAGAHSARSMAYNFTVYHQKLAFGRPTAMDDCFELMDITLDLLNDVTNSNKKASSHDIQTWLSAAITNQVTCQESLATHGAGLASKDTMNDRAQSLMEHVSNSLALFKSVKGKKKSSTAGVGRKLLADGYPSWLSAADRRLLKASPEDIKADAVVAQDGTGTHTTINEALAFLFQKYSTTSSGGGGGGRSVMYLKAGTYKGPIVIPTKHKNVMIMGDGKGKTVIIGSKSTGSGSSTYQSATVAAMGAGFIGKGLTIINNAGPEDHQAVALRVGADKSVITQCSIQGYQDTLYTHSNRQFYRDNDITGTVDFIFGNSAAVFQNCFIQPRRAGSGQKNSVTAQGRSDPNQNTGISIQSCTIKCSSDIDGTPTYLGRPWHKYARVVVMESFLDGCINKDGWEPWSGSFAESTAYYAEYDNSGPGARPSDRVHWGGVHPSISSSEASKFTVSEFIVGDYWLPGTGVDYKAGL; encoded by the exons atgTTCCCAAGAAGGAGGTTCATCCTATGTGCATTTTGTGTCATCCTTGCAACACTGATCTTAGGTGCTAGCACAACAAGAAaaggaggaggtggaggagCTCAAGCTCAATCACAATCTCATTCGTCAATATTGAACAAAGGATTAAAGTTAGGAACTGTTTTCACTAGTGCCATGGTGTCTCCTTGCAAGGACACACTATACCCATCTGCATGTGAGTCAGCAGTAGCCTCCATTGATGGAGCTCACTTGAAGAAGACAACAGAAAAGGTTTTTGATGCATCCCTCAAGATGGCTGTGGCCGGAGCTCACTCAGCTCGCTCCATGGCTTACAACTTCACAGTTTACCACCAAAAACTAGCCTTTGGCCGGCCAACCGCCATGGACGACtgctttgagctcatggacatCACTTTAGACCTTCTCAACGACGTCACCAACTCAAACAAGAAGGCTAGTTCTCATGATATCCAGACTTGGCTAAGCGCCGCCATCACCAACCAGGTCACCTGCCAAGAGAGCTTGGCCACTCATGGCGCCGGATTAGCAAGCAAAGACACCATGAATGATCGAGCTCAGAGCTTGATGGAACATGTTAGTAACTCCCTGGCGCTCTTTAAGTCAgtgaaaggaaagaagaagtcaTCCACTGCCGGTGTTGGCCGGAAGTTACTCGCCGACGGCTACCCTTCATGGCTCTCAGCAGCTGACCGGAGGCTCCTCAAAGCCTCGCCGGAGGATATAAAAGCTGATGCTGTGGTGGCTCAGGATGGGACTGGTACTCACACCACCATTAACGAAGCTCTTGCCTTCTTATTTCAAAAGTACTCCACCACCTCCAGCGGCGGCGGAGGCGGTGGTCGGAGTGTGATGTACCTGAAAGCAGGGACGTATAAGGGACCAATCGTCATCCCCACCAAGCACAAGAATGTGATGATCATGGGTGACGGGAAGGGTAAAACCGTCATTATAGGCAGCAAGAGCACCGGGTCTGGTTCATCCACGTATCAATCAGCCACTGTCG CGGCAATGGGAGCTGGTTTTATCGGTAAAGGTTTAACGATAATAAATAACGCGGGACCAGAAGACCACCAAGCGGTGGCGCTGCGCGTCGGCGCCGATAAATCAGTGATTACACAGTGCTCAATCCAAGGCTACCAAGACACACTCTACACCCACTCCAACCGCCAGTTTTACCGAGACAATGACATCACCGGCACCGTCGACTTCATCTTCGGCAACTCCGCCGCCGTCTTTCAGAATTGTTTTATCCAACCACGCCGTGCTGGCTCTGGCCAGAAGAATTCAGTCACCGCACAAGGCCGCAGTGATCCCAACCAAAACACCGGAATTTCAATCCAGAGTTGCACTATTAAGTGCTCCTCTGACATTGATGGCACGCCCACTTACCTTGGCCGGCCTTGGCATAAGTACGCACGTGTTGTCGTCATGGAGTCGTTCTTGGATGGGTGTATTAACAAGGATGGGTGGGAGCCATGGTCGGGGAGTTTCGCGGAGAGCACGGCTTACTATGCTGAGTATGATAACAGTGGACCTGGTGCTCGACCATCTGATCGTGTGCATTGGGGTGGTGTTCATCCTTCCATTTCCTCATCTGAAGCTTCAAAGTTCACTGTTTCGGAGTTCATCGTCGGTGATTACTGGTTGCCCGGCACCGGCGTGGATTATAAGGCTGGTCTTTGA